From Rhodamnia argentea isolate NSW1041297 chromosome 10, ASM2092103v1, whole genome shotgun sequence, a single genomic window includes:
- the LOC115739066 gene encoding serine/threonine-protein phosphatase 4 regulatory subunit 3-like isoform X2 produces MGGQEKSSSNSNSMQRVKVYQLNDEGKWDDHGTGHVTVDYLERSDDLGIFVFDEDNETLLLHRISSEDIYRKQEDSIISWRDPEYATELALSFQETSGCSYIWDHICNVQRNMHFSSLNNNSFHNVNSELRELPPVELSTLPLIHKTVYEGRVTDKMQLIDLILNDQEFLRKIMHLFRLCEDLENLSDLQMICRIVKGIILLNSPQIFEKIFGDELIMDAIGSLEYDPEVPHVQQHRNFLKEHVVFKEAIPIRDPLVLSKIHQTYRVGYLKDVVLARMLDDTIIANLNSIIHANNAIVVSLLKDDSTFIQELFVRLKSSITPSESKKNLVYFLHDFCSLSKSLQMVQQLRLFRDLVNEGIFDIIADALQSEDNRLILTGTDIIILFMNQDPNLLRSYVVRPEGASLLGLLVKGMVTDFGDDMHCQFLEILRSLLDSYTLSGQRDSVIEIFYEKHLGQLIDVIVASCPSVTSQSLRKEMGSGRVKSQQRMKPEILSNICELLCFCVLHHPYRIKCNFLLNNVADKVLMLMQRREKYLVVAAVRFFRTILSRHDEHIISHIVRNNLLKPIVDAFVRNGDRYNLLNSAVLELLEYIRKENLKPLLKYIVDSFWDELVKFEHLPCIQSFQVKYEQCLENGGTRGPINVSDPRKRIDERAPEKEEEDYFNEDSDEEDTASASASRSRKVQAQPILSNGVSASHQSLSSPRTGGLVDYDDDEDDEDYRPPPKRQKDNPDDEEATMDSLRLKRKLAPKDKEPDISKRPRLNKNPKSKESVFAALCSTLSQAVLPNKKTASIMHSSPQAGDGDTNAHDENHKDFPPTRGSSDSRSLDDETHKEKESASPRSCSECVQSTSDNRQLGSEDTSLVQPKSSPEMAVNGS; encoded by the exons ATGGGCGGGCAAGAGAAATCCTCCTCGAACTCGAATTCGATGCAG CGTGTTAAAGTATATCAACTGAATGATGAAGGGAAATGGGATGACCATGGTACTGGGCATGTCACTGTTGACTATTTAGAG AGGTCAGACGATCTGGGTATATTTGTATTTGATGAAGACAATGAAACATTGCTTCTGCATCGTATCAGCTCGGAGGACATTTATAGGAAGCAAGAAG ATTCCATCATCTCATGGAGAGACCCTGAGTACGCTACTGAATTGGCCCTTAGCTTTCAGGAGACATCTGGTTGCTCCTACATATG GGATCACATCTGTAATGTACAAAGGAATATGCATTTTAGCAGTCTTAATA ACAATTCATTCCATAATGTGAATAGCGAGTTGAGGGAGTTGCCGCCTGTTGAGCTATCCACTCTTCCTCTAATTCACAAG ACTGTGTATGAAGGCCGGGTTACTGATAAGATGCAGCTGATAGATCTCATTCTGAATGAT CAAGAGTTTCTCCGGAAGATAATGCACTTATTTAGACTGTGTGAAGACTTGGAAAACCTCAGTGATCTTCAGATGATTTGTAGAATAGTGAAAGGGATAA TTTTACTCAACAGCCCTCAGatctttgagaaaatttttggaGATGAGCTGATTATGGACGCTATTGGCTCCCTTGAGT ATGATCCTGAGGTTCCTCATGTCCAACAGCATCgcaattttttgaaagaacATGTTGTATTCAAGGAG gcaATTCCAATTAGAGATCCGCTTGTCCTATCGAAGATACACCAAACATATAGAGTTGGTTACTTGAAG GATGTTGTTTTGGCTAGAATGTTGGATGACACAATTATTGCAAATCTCAATTCCATCATCCATGCAAATAATGCCATT GTTGTTTCTTTGTTAAAGGATGACAGTACCTTTATTCAGGAACTGTTTGTAAGGTTAAAATCTTCGATAACCCCTTCAGAGTCGAAGAAAAATTTG GTGTATTTCTTGCACGACTTTTGTAGTTTAAGCAAGAGCTTACAAATGGTCCAGCAGCTCCGGCTTTTCAG GGATCTTGTGAATGAGGGCATTTTTGACATCATCGCTGATGCTTTGCAGAGTGAGGATAATAGGCTTATACTAACTGG GACAgatattattattctttttatgAATCAAGACCCAAATCTTTTGCGTTCGTATGTTGTACGCCCAGAAGGTGCTTCGCTTTTGGGACTTCTG GTCAAAGGAATGGTTACAGATTTTGGTGATGACATGCATTGCCAGTTTCTTGAAATTCTTCGAAGTTTGCTGGACTCATATACTCTATCAGGA CAGAGGGACAGTGTGATCGAGATTTTCTATGAGAAGCATCTGGGACAGTTAATTGACGTCATTGTAGCATCTTGTCCTTCTGTCACTTCTCAATCTTTGAGAAAAGAAATGGGTTCTGGAAGAGTCAAAAGTCAGCAGAGAATGAAGCCCGAAATACTGTCAAACATATGTGAATTGCTTTGCTTTTGCGTTCTGCACCATCCATATAGGATAAA ATGTAACTTCCTTCTTAATAATGTGGCAGATAAGGTTTTGATGCTGatgcaaagaagagaaaagtacCTTGTAGTTGCTGCTGTCCGCTTTTTTCGTACTATCCTCTCCCGTCAT GATGAGCATATCATAAGCCATATAGTGAGAAACAATCTTCTCAAACCAATTGTGGATGCTTTTGTGAGGAATGGTGATCGTTACAACCTGCTAAATTCTGCAGTCTTAGAACTTCTTGAGTACATCCGCAAG GAAAATCTGAAACCGTTGCTTAAATACATAGTTGATTCGTTTTGGGACGAATTGGTTAAGTTTGAGCACCTGCCATGTATCCAGTCCTTCCAAGTCAAGTACGAGCAG TGCTTGGAGAATGGTGGAACGAGAGGACCTATTAACGTGTCAGATCCCCGAAAAAGAATAGATGAGCGTGCTCCggagaaagaggaggaggactaTTTTAATGAAGACAG TGATGAGGAAGATACAGCATCAGCATCAGCATCTCGGTCTCGGAAGGTACAAGCACAGCCTATTCTATCCAATGGAGTTTCAGCAAGCCATCAATCATTAAG TAGTCCAAGAACTGGTGGGCTAGTTGATTACGATGACGATGAGGATGACGAAGACTATAGACCACCACCTAAGAGACAGAAAGATAACCCAGATGATGAGGAAGCGACCATGGATTCCCTCAGGTTGAAAAGAAAACTGGCTCCTAAGGATAAGGAGCCCGATATATCCAAGAGGCCACGGCtgaacaaaaaccccaaatcaaaAGAGAGTGTGTTTGCGGCTTTGTGTTCAACACTAAGTCAAGCAGTGCTACCGAATAAGAAGACTGCAAGCATCATGCATAGTTCTCCACAGGCTGGGGATGGCGACACGAATGCCCA
- the LOC115739066 gene encoding serine/threonine-protein phosphatase 4 regulatory subunit 3-like isoform X1 — protein MGGQEKSSSNSNSMQRVKVYQLNDEGKWDDHGTGHVTVDYLERSDDLGIFVFDEDNETLLLHRISSEDIYRKQEDSIISWRDPEYATELALSFQETSGCSYIWDHICNVQRNMHFSSLNNNSFHNVNSELRELPPVELSTLPLIHKTVYEGRVTDKMQLIDLILNDQEFLRKIMHLFRLCEDLENLSDLQMICRIVKGIILLNSPQIFEKIFGDELIMDAIGSLEYDPEVPHVQQHRNFLKEHVVFKEAIPIRDPLVLSKIHQTYRVGYLKDVVLARMLDDTIIANLNSIIHANNAIVVSLLKDDSTFIQELFVRLKSSITPSESKKNLVYFLHDFCSLSKSLQMVQQLRLFRDLVNEGIFDIIADALQSEDNRLILTGTDIIILFMNQDPNLLRSYVVRPEGASLLGLLVKGMVTDFGDDMHCQFLEILRSLLDSYTLSGGQRDSVIEIFYEKHLGQLIDVIVASCPSVTSQSLRKEMGSGRVKSQQRMKPEILSNICELLCFCVLHHPYRIKCNFLLNNVADKVLMLMQRREKYLVVAAVRFFRTILSRHDEHIISHIVRNNLLKPIVDAFVRNGDRYNLLNSAVLELLEYIRKENLKPLLKYIVDSFWDELVKFEHLPCIQSFQVKYEQCLENGGTRGPINVSDPRKRIDERAPEKEEEDYFNEDSDEEDTASASASRSRKVQAQPILSNGVSASHQSLSPRTGGLVDYDDDEDDEDYRPPPKRQKDNPDDEEATMDSLRLKRKLAPKDKEPDISKRPRLNKNPKSKESVFAALCSTLSQAVLPNKKTASIMHSSPQAGDGDTNAHDENHKDFPPTRGSSDSRSLDDETHKEKESASPRSCSECVQSTSDNRQLGSEDTSLVQPKSSPEMAVNGS, from the exons ATGGGCGGGCAAGAGAAATCCTCCTCGAACTCGAATTCGATGCAG CGTGTTAAAGTATATCAACTGAATGATGAAGGGAAATGGGATGACCATGGTACTGGGCATGTCACTGTTGACTATTTAGAG AGGTCAGACGATCTGGGTATATTTGTATTTGATGAAGACAATGAAACATTGCTTCTGCATCGTATCAGCTCGGAGGACATTTATAGGAAGCAAGAAG ATTCCATCATCTCATGGAGAGACCCTGAGTACGCTACTGAATTGGCCCTTAGCTTTCAGGAGACATCTGGTTGCTCCTACATATG GGATCACATCTGTAATGTACAAAGGAATATGCATTTTAGCAGTCTTAATA ACAATTCATTCCATAATGTGAATAGCGAGTTGAGGGAGTTGCCGCCTGTTGAGCTATCCACTCTTCCTCTAATTCACAAG ACTGTGTATGAAGGCCGGGTTACTGATAAGATGCAGCTGATAGATCTCATTCTGAATGAT CAAGAGTTTCTCCGGAAGATAATGCACTTATTTAGACTGTGTGAAGACTTGGAAAACCTCAGTGATCTTCAGATGATTTGTAGAATAGTGAAAGGGATAA TTTTACTCAACAGCCCTCAGatctttgagaaaatttttggaGATGAGCTGATTATGGACGCTATTGGCTCCCTTGAGT ATGATCCTGAGGTTCCTCATGTCCAACAGCATCgcaattttttgaaagaacATGTTGTATTCAAGGAG gcaATTCCAATTAGAGATCCGCTTGTCCTATCGAAGATACACCAAACATATAGAGTTGGTTACTTGAAG GATGTTGTTTTGGCTAGAATGTTGGATGACACAATTATTGCAAATCTCAATTCCATCATCCATGCAAATAATGCCATT GTTGTTTCTTTGTTAAAGGATGACAGTACCTTTATTCAGGAACTGTTTGTAAGGTTAAAATCTTCGATAACCCCTTCAGAGTCGAAGAAAAATTTG GTGTATTTCTTGCACGACTTTTGTAGTTTAAGCAAGAGCTTACAAATGGTCCAGCAGCTCCGGCTTTTCAG GGATCTTGTGAATGAGGGCATTTTTGACATCATCGCTGATGCTTTGCAGAGTGAGGATAATAGGCTTATACTAACTGG GACAgatattattattctttttatgAATCAAGACCCAAATCTTTTGCGTTCGTATGTTGTACGCCCAGAAGGTGCTTCGCTTTTGGGACTTCTG GTCAAAGGAATGGTTACAGATTTTGGTGATGACATGCATTGCCAGTTTCTTGAAATTCTTCGAAGTTTGCTGGACTCATATACTCTATCAGGAGGACAG AGGGACAGTGTGATCGAGATTTTCTATGAGAAGCATCTGGGACAGTTAATTGACGTCATTGTAGCATCTTGTCCTTCTGTCACTTCTCAATCTTTGAGAAAAGAAATGGGTTCTGGAAGAGTCAAAAGTCAGCAGAGAATGAAGCCCGAAATACTGTCAAACATATGTGAATTGCTTTGCTTTTGCGTTCTGCACCATCCATATAGGATAAA ATGTAACTTCCTTCTTAATAATGTGGCAGATAAGGTTTTGATGCTGatgcaaagaagagaaaagtacCTTGTAGTTGCTGCTGTCCGCTTTTTTCGTACTATCCTCTCCCGTCAT GATGAGCATATCATAAGCCATATAGTGAGAAACAATCTTCTCAAACCAATTGTGGATGCTTTTGTGAGGAATGGTGATCGTTACAACCTGCTAAATTCTGCAGTCTTAGAACTTCTTGAGTACATCCGCAAG GAAAATCTGAAACCGTTGCTTAAATACATAGTTGATTCGTTTTGGGACGAATTGGTTAAGTTTGAGCACCTGCCATGTATCCAGTCCTTCCAAGTCAAGTACGAGCAG TGCTTGGAGAATGGTGGAACGAGAGGACCTATTAACGTGTCAGATCCCCGAAAAAGAATAGATGAGCGTGCTCCggagaaagaggaggaggactaTTTTAATGAAGACAG TGATGAGGAAGATACAGCATCAGCATCAGCATCTCGGTCTCGGAAGGTACAAGCACAGCCTATTCTATCCAATGGAGTTTCAGCAAGCCATCAATCATTAAG TCCAAGAACTGGTGGGCTAGTTGATTACGATGACGATGAGGATGACGAAGACTATAGACCACCACCTAAGAGACAGAAAGATAACCCAGATGATGAGGAAGCGACCATGGATTCCCTCAGGTTGAAAAGAAAACTGGCTCCTAAGGATAAGGAGCCCGATATATCCAAGAGGCCACGGCtgaacaaaaaccccaaatcaaaAGAGAGTGTGTTTGCGGCTTTGTGTTCAACACTAAGTCAAGCAGTGCTACCGAATAAGAAGACTGCAAGCATCATGCATAGTTCTCCACAGGCTGGGGATGGCGACACGAATGCCCA